GACAAAAAAATTTACACCAAAAATATTTCCCAGCCCATGTACATGTAATTACTTAGTTTGGGAGATGTGGCATAGGCATGCATAGTTCTTtatgatgaaaagaaaaagaaacagtgAGTACAGAGCCTCCCATTTCTCTGTATATACACTAAATAGATGTGACTTGTTGAAAATGCAGCACACAATATCATGTGAAAGGAATAGTGAGCACAGGAGCATGAGCAACTAAATGAGAAACACCTCCCTATGACCACAGAGAAGAAGACCATGAAACCACCTTAATTAGTCATCAGAGATAGAGGACCCCAACTTCAGTACAACAAAACTTTCTTTTGAGATAGATATAGGCAAAAAAAATGCAGATAAAGAAGAACAAATCATCCTACCACTGGATCTGGGGCATCATCCTCCTTGCACATCACCCAGGGGACACCTGTTCCCAATCCAACCGCCATTTTAGCCGCCCAGTTCACGTATGCATTACCAGCAGCCCCAAATGCCTTACTTTCCGGTCCATACTCATTCTCAATCTGCACTACATGATACTCTAGATCAGCCAAACACTATCttttttactaaaaaaaaaaaaatctttcttccATTGTTTTACAACAGGACTAAAACTCCCAGAATCGATGGctaaaaataaatgaaagtagTCTTCAGGGGACCTAAAATTCCTTtataagaagaaagagaagaagaaaaatcatgCCTGTGAGAGTATAATTGGGCCACCCTGCGACGCAAACAGTGATTCACTCTTCATCATCTGCACAATCTTTTGGGTGAATCCTTGCATCGCCATCTGCGACACCAAACACGCATAAATATACCAATGcagaatcaatttagaaaacaaagaaggcctaaattaaataaattctaTTCTCATTCTTTTCACCGGCGCAAGAAAATGAGGAAAGAATGGAAATGCAgaggcaaaaaaaaagagaaagaaatggaCCTTGAAAGGCTCGTTGTCTGTTCTGAAGCTGATGCCTGGGGCATACTTCAACCAGACTGGAAATCCTCTGCACATCAAAaagagcaaaaaagaaaaaaaaaacaaagaaagaaagaaaggagctcATCATCTTGTCCTCAAAGATCTAACAAGAAATAGGTGTGTAAGCAGAGATGTACCCAAAATTCCACTCGCCACAAATGTAAGGCCCAATGCGGAGGTGGACGTAGAGCCCCACCTTATGCACCGTCTTTATAAACCTCACCAAATCATACCTCCCCTCGAAATTATACTGCAATCCCAAACAAATGCACTCCCATTAAAGATCCCACCATAACAAAAAATCCAGAATACAGCACACTAagtcttattaaaaaaataataaaataaggaAGAAGAGCCACAATAGCAGCAGAAAGAATACATTTCCAGGAGAAGGCGCATGACCGTTCCAGAACACATATGTCTGTATCACATCCAGCCCACCATCCTTGGCCTTTTGCAGCAGTCCTTCCCACATCTATCCCAAAATttgacaaaaaataaaaaaaaaagaacataaattataaaatgaAATGCCTGTTATATATAATGCTAGGAAAAAAtagaagacaaaaaaaaagagagagtaaaATAAGGAAAGCAAAGAGATGGTGGTACATCTGGTGTGCTCCGGGGGTAGTGAATGGAGCCAGAGATGAGAATCCTCCTCTGGCCGTTGATTATGATGGCCTTGCGGTCATAGCTGACTCCGCATTGCGCGGGAGGAAGGATAAGGAGCAAACACAGCAGCAGGGAGATGGGTTTCTGAGCTCCCATTGCCTGGTGGCAACCGCACTTCGCCTCGATCTCCCACCCCttgccctctcccctctcccctctcttttcttcctAGAGAGGGAAAGTTTTAGTACTGGAGGGAAAGCCGAGCAGTGCGCACCGCCGTATCGCGTCCGTGTGGGTGTGGGTGTGGGTGTGGGTGTGTctctggagagagagagagagagagagagagcattctGGTCCGCCAACAGTCCCACTGCTGTCGCTTTTGGATGGAGTGCGTTCGTTACATACATTGTGGGCAGATGCAGAAAAAGTGCAGCCGATCATGCCATGCTTTTCTTGCGCTCCTGGTCCCCGTTTGCATTCCcagtttagggttagggttagggcttGGATCAGGGTTACAATTGTTTTGCTTGGTAGGAAATTGCACCACTTCTCTTCTCCAGGCAAAACAAAGTAGCTAGGATGGTTGCATCAGCTGTTGTCGTGGCAACTGAGATGGTTTATTCCCGGTGATAGGACATTCTAATAACAAACAATCATTCCTGGTTTATTCTTGTTTGGGCTCTTCTTTATAACTAATCCGGACAAACTGgtgggaagagaaaaaaaagcgcCACGCCAATCATTTATCCCGATTTCTATACACCTTATAAATTTCATTCATCAAGTACTTGATGTATCGGCGTAGAAACGAATAATTATGGTTGGCGGCGCGCGGTCATGTGGTGCACATAGTATTAAAAGAAGAAATATCACCATGATGAGCGCAGCATAATTGTGCCACTATGTTTCCGAATCAGAAAATGTTATCACAAAAGCCTTAGGGAGCCCTGTGCCCATGACCCAGTGCAAGTCTCGGACGCTCCCGTTACCCGTGATGCAAGTTGTCCCATGCTCgggcgcttttttttttttgggttaaaaacggcaattcatatagctctaacttgagtacatcctgccaaatcaaaaaaaagcaaaagataCAGATCGGGCGGGAGCTCTGCTGTGGATAACCAGCATAACTCCCTGGAATGCCGTGCAgcataggaggcgacccagtctgctgccctgttcgcctcccggAAAACATGTACTGCTTCAAACTCCTCCATCTCCATAGCCAGCCTGCGGGTCTCCCGAATAAGTGGGTGACCATCTCCATACCTATCCGCCCCCCGGATCCAATCTATCACAATAGAAGAGTCCCCCTCAAGATACACCCGCCCGGCCCTGAGCACCTGCCTCACATAGGATATGCCGACCCATGCTGCCCATAGTTCTGCTCCCGCAACCGTGAGACCTGTCGTGCCCCGGCCACCCGCTGCAATCAACCTCCCAAGGTGGTCTCTGATAACAAAACCAACCCCTCCTGACCTCCCATTCCTCGCCACactgccatcaaaattcactttgagataaccaaggggtgggggtacccaagaaacaacAGCAAACCTCGGCGCTGAAACAGCACTACGgataccccagatgtccctagtcGTCCCAAGTGAAGACGAGGCCGTGCAAGAAAGGACCTCCTCAGCCTGAAGCACAGCTCTCTCCACCACCATCATCGCCGAGAGCCTCCTGCCCTCAAACAGTCGTGCATTCCGGTCCAACCAAATATGGTAAGCCAGATATGCTCTAAGTATCCCAGCCTCCGCGAACATAGGGCTCCGCACCGAGGCTCGCAGCAAGTGCAACAAATCCTGTGTCGTCTCTACCGAGTGGTGAATAGGAACGGGAGACCGCCTCCAAATCTCCCTAGCAGAACATGTCGAATAGTCTCCTCTGTATCCGGACACACCTCGCACCCCTGAGGGACCCGAACACCCCGCCTGACTAGCATACTCCTAGTGGGGAGGCatccccaagccaccttccataTAAACAGTGCCACCCTCGGGTGAATCCTCATCCGCCAGATCCATCCTCCCTCAATCTGTCTCGCTAGCTCCCCACTAAACAGAGCCTGTAGGTCCCTGGCTCGCACCTGTGATCGGCCCGATGGCGCCCAGACCAACCTGTCAGTCTCCCCCTGAAATGGCACCGGGAGGCCCAAAATCGTCTCAGCCAACTGTACCCCAAACGCCTCTCGAATCAACCCCTCCCTCCACCTACCCTCCTCTGGATCCAACAGATCGCTGACCCTCCGGCCTGCTAAGCGCACCGAGTCCACCATGGTCAGCATACGGCTGATCGGCACTGCAGTCACCCAACAGTCCTCCAAGATATCAATGGAGCGTCCGTCACCAATAGCCCATCTGATCTCAGATAGGACCACCCCTGCTCtggcacacatctccctccacaCCGGAGAGTGGTAGCGGGCCGCTCTCACTCCGGGCACCAGAgcgccatacttggccctcatcagtgaGGACCACATACTGTCGGGCTCCATAACATATCTAGCAGCATGGCGGGCCGCTAGAGCCTCCCTCCGCACCAACAGAGACTGCACCCCCAGGCCACCACATCTGGTAGGCTGGCACACCACCTCCCATGCCAACAGATGAATACCACCTCTACCGCCTTGCCTTCCCCAAATAAAGTTCCTAACTAGCTGCTCAATATTCCTCAGGATCGACACTGGAATAATAGAGTGGGAAAGTAAATAAACAGGGATCGAGGAGAGAACTGACCGAACCAGAGTAATCCTCCCCATCATAGATAGAGAACGCATCTGCCAACCCTCCATCCTCTGCCTGATGCTAGCCTCCAAATAGGAACAATCACTCCCACGTAAGCGCCGGCCAGAAAGCGGAACCCCCAAGTATCTCATCGTGCCATCCTGCTCACCTATCCCCAAGATCTCCCTAATAGAATGTCTCGCCTCCTGTCTGGTCGACGGGCTAAAGCACACTGCAGATTTCGAAAAATTAACCCGTTGACCAGACATAGCACAGTAGTCCTGAAGGACTCTAGTAAGAACCAAAGCATCCCGGCGAGTCGCTCGGGCTAGCAGCAAACAATCATCCGCAAAGAGCAAATGCGAGATCGATGGGGCATCCAACGCTGGCCTGTAAATCTCCAGCTCCTGGGCGAGCACAGTCTGATGCAGAGCTCTGGATAGTGCATCCGCACAGACAATAAACAGATAAGGGGATAGGGGACACCCCTGTCGTAGCCCTCCCGTAGACACAAAATAGCTAGAAGGCACACATTCACCAGGATGGCAAAAGAAGGAGCCCTGAcacagcccatgatccactgaaTCCATGCCCCAGGAAAACCAAACCCCAGCAGAGACTGATATACAAACTCCCATCGCATCCTATCATAGGCCCGCTCCATATCTAGCTTGACTCCCATCAAGCTTCTCCTCATCGGAGCCCTCTCCAAATCAAACATGAACTCTTGGGCTATCATCACATTGTCGGATATACTTCGACCACCTATGAAAGCACCCTACTTCGGACTAATCAATCTCGGCAGAACATCCCGCAACCTGACGGCTAGATCTTCGCCGTAGCCTTGTACAGAGTGGTACACAGGCTAATCGGTCGAAAGTGACCCAGCTCAGAGGCATCCAGCCGTTTCGGTATCAGGGTAATGAAAGTCCGCTGCCAATCCGAGGACATCACTGCCATAGTAAAAAACTGCTGTATGGCCACCGTCACATCCTGTCCCACTATCCTCCAGTACCTCCGAAAGAAAAATGGTGGAAAGCCATCCGGTCCTGGCGCCTTGTCCCCCTCAAGAGACTAGACCGCCTCCCGAATCTCCTCCACCGAGACCGGCCTGATCAACACAGCAGCCTCCTCCACCAACACCCTCACTCCCGGCACCGGCAGCTCCACTCGGCCCCCCTCTCCACTCTGCTCCGTCCACCTCGCTCTGAAGAAACACTCCACAATCCTCCGGATCACAACCGGGTCATCTGATAACTGGCCATCCTCACCCTTGATAGCTCTGATCCTGTTCTGGTTCCTCCTGATCACCGTCGACTGGTGAAAGAACTTGGTATTTCGGTCCCCCTCCAAAATCCACTGTACCCTGGACTTCTGTCTCCATAGTGTTTCCTGCCGTCTGAGAAGGGAATCATGCAATGCCAAGTGAGATCTAAGCTCCCCCATCTGCTCCTCCGATAATCCTCCCCTCTGTGCCTCCTGAACCTGTAATCTAGAGatggcctcctcttcttcctctgtcCTCCTGAAAATGTTCCCCACTTCCTCCCGATTCCACCTTCTCAACCTCCGCCTAGTCAACTCCAACCTTCGGGATACCCGATACATAGCATCACCCCTAACCGGGGAGCACCATGCCTCCCTCACCATCTCCGAAGAACGTGGATAGCTCAGCCAGAATTTCTCGAATCTGAAAGGGGAGCGAACAGGGGTGTGTATCTCAGTACTCACCAGCAATGGATGATGATCCGAGGCAATCCTCGGCAAGTGTCTGACACGATGATTCGGAAAGCACTGAACCCACCCAGCTGTAGCACAGACTCTGTCCAATCTCTCCCAGACTCGGGCCCGCCCCTGCTGATTATTGCACCATGTATACCTAGACCCTGAGAAGCCCAAATCAATCAATCCATTGGCAGTGAGAAAATTCTGAAACTCCTTGATCTTCCTATTGAGAGTGAAAGGGTTCCCCCCCATCTTTTTCGAAGCATCCACAATACAATTGAAATCTCCTGCCACCAACATAGGGTGACCATGACTTATCAGCTGCATAGCCTCCTCCCATAGTGTCCTCCTGACCCTATAATCAGTGCTAGCATAAACTGCTGAGAGAACCCAAGGACACCTATTGCCCTCCGAAATCACCAAGATCACCTCTTGAGAGCAAACATTAAAACACTCCAATGTACATCGACCCAAACCCCATGTGACAATTATACCTCCCGACAATCCTCGAGAATCCACAGCATAGAACCCCCACGATCTCGGAATCACCCTTCTCACCTTCTGCAAGCTACTACCACAAAGCCGAGTCTCAAATAACACACAAATATCCGGGTTGTGCTGTTGCACCAACCTACCAAAAGCCGGAGCAAAGGAGGGTTTCCCCGCCTCCCGGCAGTTCCACAATAAGATCTTCATAAATCACCCAATGATCCCGCACAACTCTCAACTCCGGAGTTGTGGCTACCCCCTGCATCCTCATCCATACACCCTGCGCCTCCTAGTGAGTCACTTCGCACCCCCTTTGCCGAAGCCATTAGTTGAGCCAAAATTTGAAGATGCTGACTGTTGCTCTGTGCCATATGGCACAAACTGTCCACCGAGCCCGAGCCATTTGAGCC
This portion of the Phoenix dactylifera cultivar Barhee BC4 chromosome 11, palm_55x_up_171113_PBpolish2nd_filt_p, whole genome shotgun sequence genome encodes:
- the LOC120112574 gene encoding uncharacterized protein LOC120112574; the encoded protein is MKILLWNCREAGKPSFAPAFGRLVQQHNPDICVLFETRLCGSSLQKVRRVIPRSWGFYAVDSRGLSGGIIVTWGLGRCTLECFNVCSQEVILVISEGNRCPWVLSAVYASTDYRVRRTLWEEAMQLISHGHPMLVAGDFNCIVDASKKMGGNPFTLNRKIKEFQNFLTANGLIDLGFSGSRYTWCNNQQGRARVWERLDRVCATAGWVQCFPNHRVRHLPRIASDHHPLLVSTEIHTPVRSPFRFEKFWLSYPRSSEMVREAWCSPVRGDAMYRVSRRLELTRRRLRRWNREEVGNIFRRTEEEEEAISRLQVQEAQRGGLSEEQMGELRSHLALHDSLLRRQETLWRQKSRVQWILEGDRNTKFFHQSTVIRRNQNRIRAIKGEDGQLSDDPVVIRRIVECFFRARWTEQSGEGGRVELPVPGVRVLVEEAAVLIRPVSVEEIREAV